The DNA sequence TGGCGACGATCTTCTCCGGCGGAATCGGGATCGCGGTGCTGCCGATGCGGTCGTCGACCTTTACCAGCGGGATGGGCGTGCGGGTCGGGCGATAGGTCGGGATATAGATGTCATGCAGACCTTCGAGGTTGGCGTTGTGCGCCAGGTTGATCTCGACGATCACGTGTTTGGCGAAAATGGCGAAGCTTGCGGAATTGCCCACCGAGGTGGTCGGCACGATGTGGCCCTGTTCAGTGATGGCCACGGCTTCGATGACGGCAATGTCCGGCAGCTTCAGTTGCTGGTTGCGCAGTTGTTCGACGGTTTCCGAAAGGTGCTGGTCGATGAACATCACTTCGCCGGCGTTGATCGCCTTGCGCAAGGTGCTGTCGACCTGGAACGGCATGCGCCGGGACAGCACGCCGGCTTCGGTCAGTTGTTTGTCGAGGTCGTTGCCCAGACTGGCGCCGGTCATCAGGCTGATCTTCAGCGGCGTGACCTTGGCTCGCTCGGCCAGCGCATGAGGCACGGCCTTGGCTTCGCCGGCGCGGGTGAAGCCGCTCATGCCAACGGTCATGCCGTCCTCAATCAGCGCAGCGGCGTCGGCGGCGCTCATCACTTTATCCAACAACGAAGGCAGGCGAATACGGTCACGGTACATGGATTATTTTCTCGGGCAGCGAGTAGCAGGATGCGCAGTCTAGTGAATTTCGCGAGCGCCTGTCCCGCTACCAAGGTCGCAAACGAGGCGTCTATTTAGCGGGTTTCAAGTAAAACACCGTTACCGGATCTGCAACAACGCGGCAAATTGTCCGACGTTTTGCGCAAACAAAAACGCCCCGACGAGTCGGGGCGTTCGGTGTTGCCGGCGAGGGTTACTCGACCGCTTTGACCATGTCTTCGATGACTTTCTTCGCGTCGCCGAACACCATCATGGTCTTGTCCAGGTAGAACAGTTCGTTGTCCAGACCGGCATAGCCGCTGGCCATCGAGCGCTTGTTGACGATGATGGTTTTGGCCTTGAACGCTTCGAGGATCGGCATGCCGGCAATCGGCGATTTCGGATCGTTCTTGGCGGCCGGGTTGACCACATCGTTGGCGCCGAGCACCAGCACCACGTCGGCCTGACCGAACTCGGAGTTGATGTCTTCCATCTCGAACACTTGGTCGTACGGCACTTCGGCTTCGGCCAGCAGTACGTTCATGTGGCCAGGCATCCGACCGGCTACCGGGTGAATCGCGTACTTCACGGTCACGCCGTGGTGGGTCAGCTTCTCGGTCAGCTCTTTCAGGGCGTGCTGTGCACGGGCCACCGCCAGACCGTAGCCCGGCACGATGATCACGGTGTCGGCGTTGGTCAGCAGGAAAGTCGCGTCGTCAGCCGAACCGGATTTCACCGGACGGGCTTCCTTCTCACCGGCAGGACCGGCGTCTGCTGTATTGCCGAAACCGCCGAGCAGTACATTAAAGAAGGAACGGTTCATCGCCTTGCACATGATGTACGAGAGGATCGCACCGCTCGAACCCACCAGGGAGCCGGCAATGATCAGCATCGAGTTGTTCAGCGAGAAGCCGATACCCGCTGCCGCCCAGCCGGAATAGCTGTTGAGCATCGACACCACGACCGGCATGTCGGCGCCGCCGATCGGGATGATGATCAGCACGCCCATGACGAACGCCAGCGCCAGCATCAGTGCGAACGCGGCGAGGTTGCCGGTCAGCATGAAGGTGACGCCGAGGATCAGCGTCGCGAGACCCAGTACCGCGTTCAGCTTGTGCTGACCGCTGAACTGTACTGGTGCGCCCTGGAACAGACGGAACTTGTACTTGCCCGACAGCTTGCCGAAGGCGATCACCGAACCGGAGAAGGTGATTGCGCCGATGGCTGCGCCGAGGAACAGCTCCAGACGGTTACCCGCCGGGATCGAGTCGCCCAGTTGCTTGACGATGCCCAGCGACTGCGGCTCTACCACTGCAGCAATGGCGATGAACACTGCTGCCAGGCCGATCATGCTGTGCATGAACGCAACCAGTTCCGGCATCTTGGTCATTTCAACGCGCTTGGCCATGATCGAACCGGCGGTGCCGCCGATCAGCAGGCCGACGATCACGTAACCGATGCCTGCGGTAGCCAGCTCAGCCCCAAGCTTATAGATGAGGCCGACGGTGGTGAGGATTGCCAGCGCCATACCGAGCATGCCGAACAGGTTGCCGCGGCGCGACGTGGTCGGGTGCGACAAGCCCTTGAGGGCCTGGATGAAGCAGATCGACGCGATCAGGTAGAGCGTCGTGACGAGGTTCATGCTCATTACTTAGGCGCCTCTTCTTTTGCTTTCGGGGCTTTCTTCTTGAACATCTCAAGCATGCGACGGGTGACCAGGAAGCCACCGAACACGTTGACCGCGGCCAGTGCCACGGCGAGGGTGCCCATGGTCTTGCCCAGCGGGGTGACGGTCAGTGCGGCAGCGAGCATGGCGCCGACGATCACGATTGCCGAAATGGCGTTGGTCACTGCCATCAGCGGCGTGTGCAGCGCAGGCGTAACGTTCCAGACCACGTGGTAACCGACATAAATCGCCAGCACGAAGATGATCAGGTTGTAGATACCGGGGGAGATAAGCTCTTCCATCGTCTGAATCCCTGCTTAGGCGTTTTTGCGGATGACTTGGCCGTCGCGGCACATCAGGCACGCGGCGACGATGTCGTCTTCGAGGTTCACTTCGAACTGGCCTTCTTTGGTGAAGACCAGCTTCAGGAAGTCCAGCAGGTTGCGTGCGTACAGCGCCGAGGCGTCTGCGGCGACTTCACCGGCGAGGTTGGTCGGGCCGACGATGGTCACGCCGTTCTCGATCACGACCTGATCGGCCACGGTCAGCGGGCAGTTGCCACCCTGAGCGGCCGCGAGGTCGATGACCACCGAGCCGGGTTTCATTTGCGCCACAGTGTCCGCGCTCAACAGCGTCGGTGCCTTGCGACCCGGGATCAGTGCGGTGGTGATGACAATGTCAGCCTGCTTTGCGCGCTCGTGCACGGCCTGGGCCTGACGCTGCATCCAGCTCGCTGGCATCGGGCGTGCGTAACCGCCGACGCCGACCGCGCATTCGCGTTCTTCATCGGTCTCGTAAGGCACGTCGACGAACTTGGCGCCGAGAGATTCGATCTGTTCCTTCACGGCCGGACGTACGTCGGACGCTTCGATGACGGCACCCAGACGTTTCGCCGTGGCAATCGCCTGCAATCCAGCCACACCGGCCCCCAGAATCAGCACGCGCGCCGCTTTCACGGTGCCCGCGGCGGTCATCAGCATCGGCATGAAACGCGGATAGTAGTGAGCGGCCAGCAGCACGGCCTTATAGCCGGCAATGTTCGCCTGGGACGACAGCACATCGAGGCTCTGGGCCCGGGAGGTACGTGGCGCCGCTTCCAGGGCGAACGCGGTAATTCCGCATTCGGCCATCTTCGCGATGGTGTCGTTGTTGAACGGGTTGAGCATGCCCACCAGCACCGTTCCGCGCTTGATCAGCGTCAGTTCGGCATCGCTTGGCGCGACCACTTTGAGAATCAGCTCGGCACCAAACGCGTCATTGGCACTGCCAATGGTTGCGCCTGCCGCTTCATAGGCACTGTCGACAACGCTGGCTTTAACGCCGGCGCCGGTTTGCACAGTGACCTTATGGCCTTGGCTGATCAGCTTTTTAATGGTTTCCGGGGTTGCAGCAACCCGTGTTTCACCGGTCTGGGTTTCGAGAGGAACACCAATGTGCACGTCAAATCTCCTGCGTGATCTTATTGAGTAAACCCATGCACTACGGATGGTGCGACTGGGGCGGCCGATCAGCACGATCCCGCCAAATCAGGGCGGGGCGCGGCATTTTGCAGGCGAAGTTTATGCCCTTCAAGGGATTATGACGGGTGACGGAAAATTAACTACAAGTCATCCCGTGACCGAATGTCGCAGATGGCCAGTTGAATCCCTTGCAGGCCGTGCCTTTCAAGGAGTCTGGATGAATTTAAAGAATTTTCTCATCGGTGACGTGAATAGGCCGCAATGAGTCGCGAATGAGGGCGCAAAGCCACGTCGGCAGGCGCTTGTGGGACGTCTGTACGACTTTCGGATACAGTCTGCTTATTTGCGACAAATAGTTATATCTGTAGGGCTTTTATTTTCCTGACTACGGGGTTAGCAATCGCTGAAACCCTTTAGCCTTCTAGGTTGTAGCTGTGTGCCTGATTCACCAGCCAGTCGCGAAAAGCCTTGAGTGACGCCGATTCGACCTTTCGCTCCGGAATCATCAGGTAATACGCCTTGATGCTGGAGAGCGCTTTCGGGTTGGCAATGACCAGGCGTTTCTCGGCCAGTTCGCGCTGAATCAGGAATGGTGGGATCAGCGCGATGCCCATGTCGTGCATGGCGGCCTGGGCCAGCATGGAGAATAGCTCGTAGCGCGGACCTGTCATGTCGCGGGGAATGTTCAGGTGTTGCGAGTTGAACCACTGTCGCCAGGCGTAGGGGCGGGTGGTTTGCTGGAGCAGCGGCAGATCGACGATCTCTTCGGGTGTCAGATGCGTCTTGTTGCCGAGCAGGGCTGGACTGCACACCGGCATCGGATTCTCGCCCATCAGCCTGTGGGATTCGGTACCCGACCAATCGGCATCGCCAAAGTAGATGGCGGCATCGAAGTCAGTGTCTGCAAACAGGAACGGGCGAGTGCGGTTGGTCAGGTTGACCGTCACTTCCGGGTGCTTGAGCTGGAAGTCCTTCAGTCTGGGCAGCAGCCATTGCGTGCCGAAGGTGGGCACCACGGCGAGCTCGATCACGTTGGTACCTTGCTGACCCATCACCGAGAGGGTGTCGCGCTCCACGGCGTCGAGTTGGGTGGCGATGCGGCGGCTGTAGGAGAGGCCCGCTTCCGTCAGCTTCACTCCGCGACGCGAGCGTCGGAAGAGTTCGACGCTGAGGAAGTCCTCAAGGCTGGCGATCTGTCGGCAAATGGCGCCTTGAGTGAGGGAAAGCTCTTCGGCGGCCTTGGTAAAGCTCTCGTGACGGGCGGCAGCCTCGAAGCTGATCAGGGCGGTGGTGCTGGGTATCTTGCGGCGCATGTACGTCAACCTCACTAATACATCGCTTGATCGGCATTTCGCGACGTTTCGGAGTGAGAAATTAGCACAACAGGATGCGAAATCCTCGTTTGCTGGGATGGCGAAGCGGGCCTAGGATCAATGCCACGTTAATTCACTCGATTTGCGAGGACTCACTCATGGGCGGTAAAGCTAGCTTCAACTGGATCGATCCACTGCTGCTGGATCAACAGCTGACTGAAGAAGAACGCATGATCCGCGACACTGCCGAGCAATTCGCCCAGCAGAGCCTTGCACCACGCGTTCTCGAAGCCTTCCGCCATGAGAAGACCGATCCGGCGATCTTCCGTGAAATGGGTGAGGTCGGCCTGTTGGGTGCGACCATTCCCGAGCAGTACGGTGGCAGCGGCCTCAACTACGTCAGCTATGGCCTGATTGCCCGTGAAGTCGAGCGTGTCGATTCTGGCTACCGTTCGATGATGAGCGTGCAGTCTTCGCTGGTGATGGTGCCGATCAACGAATTCGGTACCGAAGCACAGAAGCAGAAGTACCTGCCGAAACTGGCTTCCGGCGAGTGGATCGGCTGCTTCGGTCTGACCGAGCCGAACCACGGTTCGGACCCGGGCGCGATGATCACTCGTGCACGCAAAGTCGACGGTGGCTACAGCCTGACCGGCGCCAAGATGTGGATCACCAACAGCCCGATCGCCGATGTGTTCGTCGTCTGGGCCAAGGACGATGCCGGCGACATCCGTGGTTTTGTTCTGGAAAAAGGCTGGAAAGGTCTGAGCGCTCCGGCGATTCACGGCAAGGTCGGCCTGCGGGCGTCGATCACCGGCGAAATCGTCATGGACAACGTGTTCGTGCCGGAAGAGAACATCTTCCCGGACGTGCGTGGTCTGAAGGGGCCGTTCACCTGCCTCAACTCTGCACGTTATGGCATCTCCTGGGGTGCGCTGGGCGCGGCCGAGTTCTGCTGGCACACCGCCCGCCAGTACACCCTGGATCGTCAGCAGTTCGGTCGTCCGTTGGCCGCTACTCAGTTGATCCAGAAAAAGCTGGCGGATATGCAGACCGAGATCACTTTGGCGCTGCAAGGCTGCCTGCGTCTGGGTCGCATGAAAGATGAAGGCACTGCTGCGGTTGAAATCACTTCGATCATGAAGCGTAACTCTTGCGGCAAGTCTCTCGAGATCGCCCGTATGGCGCGTGACATGCTGGGCGGTAACGGGATCTCCGATGAATTCGGTGTCGCCCGTCACCTGGTCAACCTGGAAGTGGTGAATACCTATGAAGGTACTCACGACGTTCACGCGCTGATCCTCGGTCGTGCTCAGACCGGCCTGCAGGCGTTCTATTAATAGGAGAGCGACCATGGGCGCGCTGTCGCATCTGCGGGTACTGGATTTATCGCGAGTGCTGGCCGGCCCATGGGCTGGTCAGATTCTGGCCGATCTCGGGGCGGAAGTGATCAAGGTCGAGCGCCCGGGCAATGGTGACGACACTCGCGCCTGGGGGCCGCCCTTCCTGAAGGACGCTTACGGTGAGAACACCAGTGAGGCAGCTTATTACCTGTCGGCCAACCGCAACAAGCAATCGGTGACGATCGACTTCACGCGTCCCGAAGGTCAGAAGCTTGTACGGGACCTGGCAGCCAAGTCCGACATTTTGATTGAGAACTTCAAGGTGGGTGGTCTGGCGGCTTATGGCCTGGATTACGAGTCGTTGAAGGCGATCAATCCGGATCTGATCTATTGCTCGATCACCGGTTTTGGTCAGACCGGGCCGTATGCCAAGCGTGCGGGTTATGACTTCATGATCCAGGGTCTTGGTGGGCTGATGAGTCTGACCGGGCGACCTGAGGGTGATGAGGGGGCCGGGCCTGTGAAAGTGGGTGTGGCGCTTACGGATATCCTGACGGGCCTGTATTCGACCGTGGCGATCCTGGCAGCGCTGGCTCATCGTGATCACGATGGTGGTGGGCAGCATATCGATATGGCGTTGCTGGATGTGCAGGTGGCGTGCCTGGCCAACCAGGCGATGAACTACCTGACGACGGGCACTGCGCCAAAGCGCTTGGGAAATGCACATCCGAATATCGTGCCGTACCAGGATTTTCCTACGGCTGACGGCGACTTCATCCTTACGGTGGGTAATGACGGGCAGTTCCGCAAATTTGCCGAAGTGGCGGGGCAACCGCAGTGGGCGGACGATCCGCGTTTCGCGACTAATAAGCTGCGAGTGGCGAATCGGACTGTGCTGATTCCGCTGATCCGTCAGGCGACTGTCTTCAAGACGACCGCAGAGTGGGTGGCTCAGCTCGAGCAGGCGGGTGTGCCGTGCGGGCCGATCAATGATCTGTCGCAGGTGTTCGAGGATCCGCAGGTGAAGTCTCGTGGGTTGGCGATTGAGCTGCCTCATGCGCTGGCGGGGTTAGTGCCGCAAGTGGCCAGTCCGATCCGGTTGTCGCGGACGCCTGTCGAGTATCGGCGTGCGCCTCCTTTGCTGGGCGAGCATACGCTGGAGGTTTTACAGCGCGTGCTGGGCTTGGGGGCGGGTGCAGTGGCCGCGATGAAGGAGGATGGAGTGCTCTAATGGTTCTCTCTATATAGAAGGGGTGCTGAATCCTTCTTCTATATAGAGGGTCTTGAGTGTTTTTTGGCCTATCCGCAAGTTATTGAAAGAAAAGCGAAATTAAGGGTTGACGGCAGATTCTGAGTCTCTATAATTCGCCCCACTTCCGGCGCAGTCGAAACGGAAAACTCCTTGAGATTCAATGAGTTAAGTAGGTTTCGAGAGCGGGTCGCTTCAGTTCATCGAAGTCTGGAAGGAGTTGGAAATGCCGGTTCTTTTGGCGCTTTCAACGGTTCGATCTTCTCGGTCGAAAGCGGAGAAAAAGAGGTGTTGACAGCAGCGTGTAACGCTGTAGAATTCGCCTCCCGCTAACGAGAGATCGGAAGCGCAAGTGGTTGAAGTTGTTGAAGAATTCTTCGAAAACTTCTGAAAATAATCACTTGACAGCAAATGAGGCTGCTGTAGAATGCGCGCCTCGGTTGAGACGAAAGATCTTAACCAACTGCTCTTTAACAACTGAATCAAGCAATTCGTGTGGGTGCTTGTGGGGTCAGACTGATAGTCAACAAGATTATCAGCATCACAAGTTACTCCGCGAGAAATCAAAGATGTAACCAACGATTGCTGAGCCAAGTTTAGGGTTTTCTCAAAACCCAAAGATGTTTGAACTGAAGAGTTTGATCATGGCTCAGATTGAACGCTGGCGGCAGGCCTAACACATGCAAGTCGAGCGGATGAAAGGAGCTTGCTCCTGGATTCAGCGGCGGACGGGTGAGTAATGCCTAGGAATCTGCCTGGTAGTGGGGGACAACGTTTCGAAAGGAACGCTAATACCGCATACGTCCTACGGGAGAAAGCAGGGGACCTTCGGGCCTTGCGCTATCAGATGAGCCTAGGTCGGATTAGCTAGTTGGTGAGGTAATGGCTCACCAAGGCGACGATCCGTAACTGGTCTGAGAGGATGATCAGTCACACTGGAACTGAGACACGGTCCAGACTCCTACGGGAGGCAGCAGTGGGGAATATTGGACAATGGGCGAAAGCCTGATCCAGCCATGCCGCGTGTGTGAAGAAGGTCTTCGGATTGTAAAGCACTTTAAGTTGGGAGGAAGGGTTGTAGATTAATACTCTGCAATTTTGACGTTACCGACAGAATAAGCACCGGCTAACTCTGTGCCAGCAGCCGCGGTAATACAGAGGGTGCAAGCGTTAATCGGAATTACTGGGCGTAAAGCGCGCGTAGGTGGTTCGTTAAGTTGGATGTGAAATCCCCGGGCTCAACCTGGGAACTGCATCCAAAACTGGCGAGCTAGAGTATGGTAGAGGGTGGTGGAATTTCCTGTGTAGCGGTGAAATGCGTAGATATAGGAAGGAACACCAGTGGCGAAGGCGACCACCTGGACTGATACTGACACTGAGGTGCGAAAGCGTGGGGAGCAAACAGGATTAGATACCCTGGTAGTCCACGCCGTAAACGATGTCAACTAGCCGTTGGGAGCCTTGAGCTCTTAGTGGCGCAGCTAACGCATTAAGTTGACCGCCTGGGGAGTACGGCCGCAAGGTTAAAACTCAAATGAATTGACGGGGGCCCGCACAAGCGGTGGAGCATGTGGTTTAATTCGAAGCAACGCGAAGAACCTTACCAGGCCTTGACATCCAATGAACTTTCCAGAGATGGATTGGTGCCTTCGGGAACATTGAGACAGGTGCTGCATGGCTGTCGTCAGCTCGTGTCGTGAGATGTTGGGTTAAGTCCCGTAACGAGCGCAACCCTTGTCCTTAGTTACCAGCACGTTATGGTGGGCACTCTAAGGAGACTGCCGGTGACAAACCGGAGGAAGGTGGGGATGACGTCAAGTCATCATGGCCCTTACGGCCTGGGCTACACACGTGCTACAATGGTCGGTACAAAGGGTTGCCAAGCCGCGAGGTGGAGCTAATCCCATAAAACCGATCGTAGTCCGGATCGCAGTCTGCAACTCGACTGCGTGAAGTCGGAATCGCTAGTAATCGCGAATCAGAATGTCGCGGTGAATACGTTCCCGGGCCTTGTACACACCGCCCGTCACACCATGGGAGTGGGTTGCACCAGAAGTAGCTAGTCTAACCTTCGGGAGGACGGTTACCACGGTGTGATTCATGACTGGGGTGAAGTCGTAACAAGGTAGCCGTAGGGGAACCTGCGGCTGGATCACCTCCTTAATCGACGACATCAGCTGCTCCATAAGTTCCCACACGAATTGCTTGATTCATTGAAGAAGACGAAAGAAGCAGCCCGAAATTGGGTCTGTAGCTCAGTTGGTTAGAGCGCACCCCTGATAAGGGTGAGGTCGGCAGTTCGAATCTGCCCAGACCCACCAATTTTGTGTGGGAAACGCCTGTAGAAATACGGGGCCATAGCTCAGCTGGGAGAGCGCCTGCCTTGCACGCAGGAGGTCAGCGGTTCGATCCCGCTTGGCTCCACCACTACTGCTTCTGAAGTAAGAGCTTAGAAATGAGCATTCCATCGTGTTGATGGTGAATGTTGA is a window from the Pseudomonas gozinkensis genome containing:
- a CDS encoding Re/Si-specific NAD(P)(+) transhydrogenase subunit alpha; the protein is MHIGVPLETQTGETRVAATPETIKKLISQGHKVTVQTGAGVKASVVDSAYEAAGATIGSANDAFGAELILKVVAPSDAELTLIKRGTVLVGMLNPFNNDTIAKMAECGITAFALEAAPRTSRAQSLDVLSSQANIAGYKAVLLAAHYYPRFMPMLMTAAGTVKAARVLILGAGVAGLQAIATAKRLGAVIEASDVRPAVKEQIESLGAKFVDVPYETDEERECAVGVGGYARPMPASWMQRQAQAVHERAKQADIVITTALIPGRKAPTLLSADTVAQMKPGSVVIDLAAAQGGNCPLTVADQVVIENGVTIVGPTNLAGEVAADASALYARNLLDFLKLVFTKEGQFEVNLEDDIVAACLMCRDGQVIRKNA
- a CDS encoding LysR family transcriptional regulator, giving the protein MRRKIPSTTALISFEAAARHESFTKAAEELSLTQGAICRQIASLEDFLSVELFRRSRRGVKLTEAGLSYSRRIATQLDAVERDTLSVMGQQGTNVIELAVVPTFGTQWLLPRLKDFQLKHPEVTVNLTNRTRPFLFADTDFDAAIYFGDADWSGTESHRLMGENPMPVCSPALLGNKTHLTPEEIVDLPLLQQTTRPYAWRQWFNSQHLNIPRDMTGPRYELFSMLAQAAMHDMGIALIPPFLIQRELAEKRLVIANPKALSSIKAYYLMIPERKVESASLKAFRDWLVNQAHSYNLEG
- a CDS encoding acyl-CoA dehydrogenase, which codes for MGGKASFNWIDPLLLDQQLTEEERMIRDTAEQFAQQSLAPRVLEAFRHEKTDPAIFREMGEVGLLGATIPEQYGGSGLNYVSYGLIAREVERVDSGYRSMMSVQSSLVMVPINEFGTEAQKQKYLPKLASGEWIGCFGLTEPNHGSDPGAMITRARKVDGGYSLTGAKMWITNSPIADVFVVWAKDDAGDIRGFVLEKGWKGLSAPAIHGKVGLRASITGEIVMDNVFVPEENIFPDVRGLKGPFTCLNSARYGISWGALGAAEFCWHTARQYTLDRQQFGRPLAATQLIQKKLADMQTEITLALQGCLRLGRMKDEGTAAVEITSIMKRNSCGKSLEIARMARDMLGGNGISDEFGVARHLVNLEVVNTYEGTHDVHALILGRAQTGLQAFY
- a CDS encoding NAD(P)(+) transhydrogenase (Re/Si-specific) subunit beta; amino-acid sequence: MSMNLVTTLYLIASICFIQALKGLSHPTTSRRGNLFGMLGMALAILTTVGLIYKLGAELATAGIGYVIVGLLIGGTAGSIMAKRVEMTKMPELVAFMHSMIGLAAVFIAIAAVVEPQSLGIVKQLGDSIPAGNRLELFLGAAIGAITFSGSVIAFGKLSGKYKFRLFQGAPVQFSGQHKLNAVLGLATLILGVTFMLTGNLAAFALMLALAFVMGVLIIIPIGGADMPVVVSMLNSYSGWAAAGIGFSLNNSMLIIAGSLVGSSGAILSYIMCKAMNRSFFNVLLGGFGNTADAGPAGEKEARPVKSGSADDATFLLTNADTVIIVPGYGLAVARAQHALKELTEKLTHHGVTVKYAIHPVAGRMPGHMNVLLAEAEVPYDQVFEMEDINSEFGQADVVLVLGANDVVNPAAKNDPKSPIAGMPILEAFKAKTIIVNKRSMASGYAGLDNELFYLDKTMMVFGDAKKVIEDMVKAVE
- a CDS encoding CaiB/BaiF CoA transferase family protein, whose translation is MGALSHLRVLDLSRVLAGPWAGQILADLGAEVIKVERPGNGDDTRAWGPPFLKDAYGENTSEAAYYLSANRNKQSVTIDFTRPEGQKLVRDLAAKSDILIENFKVGGLAAYGLDYESLKAINPDLIYCSITGFGQTGPYAKRAGYDFMIQGLGGLMSLTGRPEGDEGAGPVKVGVALTDILTGLYSTVAILAALAHRDHDGGGQHIDMALLDVQVACLANQAMNYLTTGTAPKRLGNAHPNIVPYQDFPTADGDFILTVGNDGQFRKFAEVAGQPQWADDPRFATNKLRVANRTVLIPLIRQATVFKTTAEWVAQLEQAGVPCGPINDLSQVFEDPQVKSRGLAIELPHALAGLVPQVASPIRLSRTPVEYRRAPPLLGEHTLEVLQRVLGLGAGAVAAMKEDGVL
- a CDS encoding NAD(P) transhydrogenase subunit alpha: MEELISPGIYNLIIFVLAIYVGYHVVWNVTPALHTPLMAVTNAISAIVIVGAMLAAALTVTPLGKTMGTLAVALAAVNVFGGFLVTRRMLEMFKKKAPKAKEEAPK